The following proteins are co-located in the Neodiprion virginianus isolate iyNeoVirg1 chromosome 6, iyNeoVirg1.1, whole genome shotgun sequence genome:
- the LOC124308010 gene encoding histone-lysine N-methyltransferase ash1 isoform X1, with protein sequence MSGDSGWSAVIHRPSELELQNWNWDENDGDQERELPSTVDMDAIKGGGSWDPPNGTNGTDSVDSEDDSESEEESSAGSDGSCSFSDSNSDSEEESTAEEEEDEGEDSGSDSDCTSERSEQTFSIRETNFEQGALKLKIALKASKKEDVDKPKCEKPRRPASRRPKVSSRSTKVSECSSDESETANARPVPQQQQPLQEINQEDLAAILPDQEHEDAPFDGFEDSESGRLVSKAIERMSLGADSDTSENTDQNPVPVYSSTLLQQFVEKTAMLSEPRKRRSKPLKKSNEPEYASVSNVSPDSGIQSVNNSPLHLGVSPISPPLPSQSPVQVAQSKPAVNVDRILYPPKRKPGRPAKSISTQPRGPGRPKLKPEIIEKIEKIERNESPGMKKAKEIVTNEKRMKGSSTQGNSKMSEENKDESVGKMKKSKNKRHCQDKKCTSLKTTQDRISSKSEKLHSPQDKCLNKPNKQAKNLPQCDGNTCKNVRQERSTGLSKTTSPSRQKCSSRQNQTEDKLNHSQKVSKENRADTSPASRKQGTGKKLMTSAPRRVLKENKNSKKSAVNSTSSGVGHSVEMGLLMDAKMKCENPENDSKQTFKNPLQNRRRKHHHKHKRRYLVPPKTPVRIDPCVIQELEKLIEEFSKCCSLGRTTTNSMHSELPQIFRVKKITKKRKGGDVSLNDEQKLKRRLKKEKVSSGAESKNSTSTNSNSNSNEQRLPLKKRHYHVSSPHSSQSSNASCTEISNVETNSTESHIEEAIEATITRYSSSPSLNKASIPVTPKKRHRDVENVPLEKLENESFGPADDKPLNLPEIQPRRKKKILRDLRVTVTKLDTTDNYTPNEKQEKMEKNSGEKIVKQQSDKLNKNEKLQSDKLGKVDKPQSEKTEKNQLDNKNERFQLKSISNGSGFVSKNTSETLDNDNLSLDNKITTRKEFSLNVPNPVNPLAALILTKRKIRRRKAINRTGFPTLKKKKKKLPLSANGIILQNTSSITQASKFKIAREDFKSSKMEDGDSILKQAEAQDVLPILDHLKMQDVDSEKPDDTEIDIIDSEDSASLQDHPLSKNCSEKVYKGLTGQLRVRKDLVECDGSKPCDKLCPIKYEKVQDSRIYDENATLEESLERYNQSQRVAELSEENLRKLERANSQDTVKLEISGNLNNNHSHKRRRGSVSPCNLTIRNLKRLRNAGYDTESDAMPSSDVASDDHELGKHLGSSHSRKKQPRWKKRYLQAGLFSDYFKEDEPRKVLSSDNNSGKNKMVYDPAEHPHGLLPPPYHCGKFLRQRKIPFQLPYDLWWLHTHSRLPGRDLVPSWNYRKIRTNIYYDVKPTTLYEAQACECKAETGCGEDCINRMVFSECSPQLCPCAEKCRNQKIQRHEWAPGLQRFMTEDKGWGVKTQEHIRSGEFILEYVGEVVSEREFKSRMATRYANDTHHYCLHLDGGLVIDGHRMGGDGRFVNHSCEPNCEMQKWSVHGLPRMALFASRDIKSGEELTYDYNFALFNPSEGQQCRCGSNACRGVIGGKSQRVVRPVILSTSQSQSENSERRSVGRPRKNVRKSNIVHSSNSKGICKSRKLGDPSVIPTPLVKPMSHQQRCFAQQHHCFLLRNLEKVRRLKSVLNHPQAQTGKVKVNVAQNVKEKGNGDAKTQSDAFFSQLTALTNTNPRTVRTRRLAQAQDDPEVNKTAKLAKVLKDLYTLVATAKDETDQLLCAPFINSPPKRKLPEYYEKISDPIDLSTIDQCIGTGHYKTAEQFDQDMIRLFDNNVKFFGRTSEVGIAAARLRKLYLGSKLEFVDAITDAMGVPPSQGFLPPRGSTAGEEDVIRCICGLHRDEGVMIQCERCLVWQHCDCVKADTSIESYLCERCQPRPVDLEIPLEAEEEEEGKRHYVTLLRGDLQLRQGDTVYVLRDTPEKHTYKTIQKPDYEQMDIFRIERLWKNSQGERYVFGHHYLRPHETYHEPTRKFYENEVVCAPLYEAVPCELVAGRCWVLDPHTYCKGRPVGSTAEHTYVCEYRVDRAARLFTKVARARHQVCTKPYAFETFSQRMKYYRTYLPHSLEGVSTNSGHKTHKDKKKNHHDTETHVKTDLNVEIMKSSNKDQHKASNRRIRQHSNDMTQIAMPSINCRQRGEQRKRLNGILVGLLQRMPNKKDPLDLSFLLERNRRNRKRPGGLNP encoded by the exons ATGTCCGGGGATTCGGGGTGGAGCGCGGTCATCCACCGTCCCTCAGAACTGGAATTACAAAATTGGAATTGGGATGAAAATGACGGAGATCAAGAGCGAGAACTCCCATCTACTGTAGATATGGATGCCATCAAAGGTGGGGGGAGCTGGGATCCTCCCAATGGTACTAATG GCACAGATTCCGTCGATTCTGAAGATGATTCGGAATCAGAAGAGGAGAGTTCTGCTGGTTCAGATGGCAGCTGTTCTTTCTCGGATTCAAATTCCGATTCAGAGGAAGAGAGCACGgccgaagaagaagaagacgaaggtGAAGATAGTGGATCCGATTCTGACTGCACTTCAGAAAGGAGTGAGCAGACGTTTTCCATTCGGGAGACAAACTTTGAGCAG GGAGCATTAAAGCTGAAAATTGCATTGAAGGCTTCTAAAAAAGAAGATGTGGATAAACCAAAATGTGAAAAACCTCGACGACCTGCCTCCAGACGACCCAAGGTTTCTAGTCGCAGTACTAAA GTATCAGAGTGCAGCAGTGATGAATCCGAGACAGCTAATGCACGTCCAGTAccccagcagcagcagccgcTCCAAGAAATAAATCAGGAAGATTTGGCTGCCATTTTACCTGACCAAGAACATGAAGATGCTCCATTTGATGGTTTCGAAGATTCCGAGAGTGGACGTTTGGTTTCTAAGGCAATTGAAAGAATGTCTCTTGGAGCAGATTCTGATACCAGTGAAAATACTGACCAGAATCCCGTTCCTGTTTACAGTTCTACGTTGCTGCAACAGTTCGTTGAAAAAACGGCCATGCTTTCAGAGCCTAGGAAAAGGCGAAGCAAGCCTTTGAAGAAATCAAATGAACCTGAGTACGCATCCGTATCTAATGTTTCCCCTGACTCAGGGATTCAGTCAGTTAATAACAGTCCCTTGCACTTAGGTGTGAGTCCTATTAGTCCACCACTACCATCTCAATCACCGGTTCAAGTAGCTCAATCAAAACCAGCTGTCAATGTTGATAGAATTTTGTATCCACCTAAAAGGAAACCTGGAAGACCCGCGAAAAGCATTTCTACCCAACCTAGAGGACCGGGTAGGCCAAAATTAAAGcctgaaattattgaaaaaattgaaaaaattgaacgaaatgaAAGTCCCGGAATGAAAAAAGCGAAGGAAATTGTTACAAATGAAAAGCGAATGAAAGGCAGCAGTACTCAGGGTAATAGTAAGATGtctgaagaaaataaagatgAATCTGttggtaaaatgaaaaaatccaaaaataaaaGGCATTGTCAAGATAAAAAATGCACTTCTCTCAAGACCACACAAGATAGAATTTCTTCAAAGTctgaaaaattacattctcCCCAGGATAAGTGCCTAAATAAACCCAACAAACAAGCTAAAAATCTTCCACAGTGCGATGGGAATACCTGCAAGAATGTCAGGCAGGAAAGATCTACTGGCTTATCAAAAACCACGTCACCATCACGACAGAAGTGTTCATCAAGGCAGAATCAGACTGAAGATAAATTGAATCATAGTCAAAAAGTTTCAAAGGAGAACAGGGCTGATACATCACCTGCATCAAGAAAGCAAGGCACTGGTAAAAAACTTATGACGTCAGCTCCAAGAAGagttttgaaagaaaacaaaaacagtaAAAAGTCTGCTGTTAATTCAACTTCATCTGGAGTTGGTCATTCTGTAGAGATGGGCTTGCTCATGGATGCCAaaatgaaatgtgaaaatccAGAAAACGATTCAAAACAGACGTTTAAAAACCCGCTTCAGAATCGCCGCCGTAAACATCATCACAAACATAAGAGACGATATTTGGTGCCACCAAAAACCCCAGTGCGTATTGATCCGTGCGTTATTCAAGAATTGGAGAAATTAATTGAGGAGTTTTCGAAATGTTGCAGCTTGGGACGAACAACCACAAATTCCATGCATTCTGAGTTACCACAGATTTTTCGTGTGAagaaaattactaaaaaaagaaaaggtggTGATGTTAGTTTGAATGATGaacaaaagttgaaaagacGTCTGAAGAAAGAGAAGGTCTCATCAGGTGCTGAATCAAAAAATAGCACAAGCaccaattcaaattcaaattcgaacGAACAAAGGTTGCCATTAAAGAAACGACACTACCATGTATCAAGCCCACACAGTTCTCAAAGTTCTAATGCCAGTTGCACCGAAATTAGTaacgttgaaacaaattcaacCGAAAGTCATATCGAAGAAGCCATAGAAGCTACTATAACAAGATACAGCAGCAGTCCTTCATTGAACAAAGCCTCTATTCCGGTAACTCCTAAAAAGAGGCACAGAGATGTCGAAAACGTACCACTGGAAAAGCTAGAAAATGAATCGTTTGGCCCGGCAGATGACAAACCCTTAAATTTACCAGAAATTCAACctagacgaaaaaaaaaaattctaagagATCTTCGCGTCACTGTTACCAAATTGGATACAACAGATAATTATACACCCAATGAAAAACaggagaaaatggaaaaaaactcgggtgaaaaaattgtaaaacaacaATCTGATaaactaaataaaaatgaaaaactgcAGTCAGACAAATTAGGAAAAGTTGATAAACCTCAGTCTGAAAAGACCGAAAAGAATCAGTTGGATAACAAGAACGAAAGATTTCAATTGAAAAGTATTTCTAATGGAAGTGGGTTTGTATCAAAAAACACGTCAGAAACATTGGACAATGATAATTTGAGCTTGGATAACAAAATCACAACTAGAAAGGAATTCAGTTTGAACGTTCCAAACCCAGTCAATCCATTGGCTGCcttaattttaacaaaaagaaaaattcgtcgAAGAAAGGCTATAAATAGAACTGGGTTTCcaactttgaagaaaaagaagaaaaaactacCACTGTCAGCTAACGGTATTATATTACAGAATACATCTTCCATTACTCAAGcatcgaaatttaaaattgcaaGGGAAGATTTCAAATCTTCCAAAATGGAAGATGGCGACTCAATCTTGAAGCAGGCAGAAGCCCAAGATGTACTTCCAATTCTTGATCACCTAAAGATGCAAGATGTAGACAGTGAGAAACCTGATGACACTGAAATCGATATTATCGATTCCGAAGATTCTGCCTCTCTGCAAGACCACCCCTTGAGTAAAAATTGTTCTGAAAAAGTGTACAAAGGTTTAACTGGACAACTCCGAGTGCGGAAGGATTTAGTTGAATGTGATGGTAGTAAGCCTTGTGATAAATTGTGCCCGATTAAGTATGAGAAAGTACAAGATTCTAGAATTTATGATGAGAATGCAACTTTAGAAGAATCTCTTGAGAGGTATAATCAAAGTCAAAGAGTGGCAGAATtgagtgaagaaaatttgagaaaattggaACGTGCTAATTCGCAAGACACAGTAAAACTGGAAATCTCAGGTAATCTCAACAATAATCACAGTCACAAAAGGAGAAGAGGTTCTGTAAGCCCTTGTAACTTGACaataagaaatttgaaaagactACGGAATGCTGGGTATGATACTGAAAGTGACGCAATGCCAAGCAGTGATGTAGCCAGTGACGATCATGAACTTGGAAAGCATCTAGGATCGTCACACAGCCGAAAGAAACAACCCAGGTGGAAGAAAAGATATCTTCAAGCTGGGCTTTTCTCAGATTATTTCAAAGAAGATGAACCCAGAAAAGTTCTCAGTTCTGACAACAATTCTGGCAAGAACAAAATGGTTTATGACCCTGCAGAACATCCCCATGGATTGTTACCACCGCCATATCATTGTGGAAAATTCTTACGTCAGAGAAAAATACCATTTCAATTGCCTTACGACTTGTGGTGGCTTCACACACATTCAAGATTGCCTGGTAGAGATTTAGTACCATCATGGAATTACAG aaAAATCAGAACAAATATTTACTACGATGTTAAGCCAACAACGTTATATGAAGCTCAGGCTTGCGAGTGTAAAGCTGAAACTGGTTGTGGAGAAGATTGTATAAACCGCATGGTCTTCAGCGAATGTTCACCACAGCTCTGTCCTTGCGCTGAAAAATGCAggaatcaaaaaattcaaagacatGAATGGGCGCCAGGTTTACAAAGGTTTATGACCGAAGATAAAGGATGGGGAGTCAAAACCCAAGAGCATATTAGATCTGGTGAATTCATTCTTGAGTACGTCGGCGAAGTTGTTTCTGAAAGAGAATTCAAATCCAGAATGGCAACAAG ATATGCTAATGACACACATCATTATTGCCTGCATCTTGACGGAGGGCTAGTTATTGATGGGCATCGAATGGGAGGGGATGGTCGCTTTGTTAATCACTCTTGCGAACCAAACTGTGAAATGCAAAAGTGGAGCGTACATGGATTACCAAGAATGGCACTATTTGCATCAAGGGATATAAAATCAGGAGAGGAACTGACCTACGATTATAATTTTGCACTATTTAACCCATCTGAAGGTCAACAATGCAGATGCGGAAGCAACGCTTGTAGAGGCGTGATTG GAGGAAAAAGTCAAAGAGTTGTCAGGCCAGTGATCTTGTCTACTTCCCAATCTCAATCAGAGAACAGCGAGAGACGGTCTGTAGGACGACCTCGAAAGAATGTTAGAAAATCGAACATCGTTCATTCGTCAAATTCAAAAGGAATTTGTAAATCCCGGAAATTGGGTGATCCAAGTGTCATACCTACCCCGCTAGTAAAACCCATGTCGCATCAACAAAGATGTTTCGCTCAACAGCATCATTGCTTTCTGCTTAGAAACTTGGAGAAGGTTAGAAGATTAAAATCTGTTTTGAATCACCCTCAAGCTCAAACAGGAAAAGTCAAAGTAAACGTAGCTCAGAATGTTAAAGAAAAAGGTAACGGAGATGCAAAGACACAATCCGATGCATTTTTTTCGCAACTTACTGCGTTGACTAATACAAATCCTAGAACAGTAAGAACTCGACGTCTCGCTCAAGCACAGGATGATCCAGAAGTAAATAAGACTGCTAAACTGGCCAAG GTTCTTAAAGACTTGTACACGTTGGTGGCAACTGCTAAAGATGAAACAGACCAACTACTATGTGCCCCATTCATTAATTCACCACCAAAACGGAAATTACCGGAGTATTATGAGAAGATATCAGATCCAATAGACCTTAGTACGATAGATCAATGCATAGGCACTGGTCACTATAAGACAGCAGAACAGTTTGATCAGGATATGATCAGGCTCTTTGACAATAACGTCAAATTCTTTGGACGAACCTCCGAAGTTGGCATAGCTGCAGCTAGATTAAGAAAGTTATACCTGGGTAGTAAGTTAGAATTTGTTGATGCTATAACTGATGCAATGGGCGTACCACCATCTCAAGGTTTTTTGCCACCTAGAGGCTCGACTGCTGGGGAAGAAGATGTGATACGTTGCATTTGCGGATTGCACAG GGACGAAGGAGTGATGATTCAGTGTGAACGTTGTCTAGTGTGGCAGCACTGTGATTGCGTTAAGGCAGATACCAGTATTGAATCTTATTTATGTGAGAGATGTCAGCCTCGGCCTGTTGATTTAGAAATTCCTTTAGAAgctgaagaagaagaagagggcAAGAGGCATTACGTAACACTCTTGAGGGGTGACTTACAGCTGCGTCAGGGTGACACTGTATATGTACTGAGAGATACTCCTGAGAAACACACATACAAAACGATACAAAAGCCGGACTACGAACAGATGGATATTTTCAGAATTGAGAGGCTGTGGAAGAATAGCCA GGGTGAGCGATACGTCTTTGGTCATCACTATCTAAGACCTCATGAGACATATCACGAGCcaacacgtaaattttatgaaaatgaaGTGGTATGTGCACCTCTTTATGAAGCAGTACCTTGCGAATTAGTTGCTGGACGTTGCTGGGTTCTTGATCCTCACACTTATTGCAAAG GCCGCCCGGTTGGTTCTACAGCAGAACATACTTATGTATGTGAATACCGGGTAGACCGAGCTGCTAGATTATTCACAAAGGTCGCACGTGCCAGGCATCAAGTGTGCACAAAACCATATGCCTTTGAAACCTTTAGTCAGCGGATGAAATACTATCGAACGTATTTG CCACACAGCCTGGAAGGCGTCTCGACAAATTCAGGTCACAAAACGCACaaggataaaaagaaaaatcatcatGATACTGAAACACACGTCAAAACAGATTTAAATGTCGAGATAATGAAGTCGAGTAATAAGGATCAACACAAGGCATCTAATAGGAGAATAAGGCAACATTCGAACGATATGACACAAATTGCTATGCCGTCTATCAACTGCCGACAG cGTGGCGAACAAAGAAAACGGTTGAACGGTATTTTGGTTGGCCTGCTGCAAAGAATGCCAAATAAAAAGGATCCCCTAGATTTGTCGTTCCTATTGGAACGAAATAGACGAAATCGTAAACGACCAGGTGGACTTAACCCGTGA